Proteins encoded in a region of the Leifsonia sp. PS1209 genome:
- a CDS encoding ABC transporter permease, giving the protein MTTHVISDTGVLTGRSLRHILRSPDTIITTVITPIALMLLFVYVLGGAIHTGSDESYVNYMLPGILLITIASGVAYTAYRLFLDLQGGIFERFQSMPISRSSVLWGHVLTSLAANLVSVAVVIGVALIMGFRTGASVGAWLAVAGILILFTLALTWIAVIAGLSAKTVDGASGFSYPLIFLPFISSAFVPTESMPAPVAWFAENQPVTSIVNTIRALFAAQPVGGDIWIALAWLVGILVVAYGFAIAIYRRKIS; this is encoded by the coding sequence ATGACCACGCACGTCATCAGCGACACCGGCGTTCTGACCGGTCGGTCGCTGCGCCACATCCTCCGCAGCCCGGACACCATCATCACCACCGTGATCACCCCGATCGCGCTGATGCTGCTCTTCGTCTACGTGCTCGGCGGGGCCATCCACACCGGCTCGGACGAGTCGTACGTCAACTACATGCTCCCCGGCATCCTGCTCATCACGATCGCATCCGGCGTGGCGTACACCGCGTACCGGCTGTTCCTCGATCTGCAGGGCGGCATCTTCGAGCGGTTCCAGTCCATGCCGATCTCCCGGTCGAGCGTGCTCTGGGGCCACGTGCTCACCTCGCTGGCCGCGAACCTGGTCTCCGTGGCCGTCGTCATCGGCGTCGCGCTGATCATGGGGTTCCGCACCGGGGCGTCGGTCGGTGCCTGGCTGGCCGTCGCGGGCATCCTGATCCTGTTCACCCTCGCGCTGACCTGGATCGCCGTGATCGCCGGGCTCTCGGCCAAGACCGTGGACGGGGCGAGCGGCTTCAGCTACCCGCTGATCTTCCTCCCGTTCATCAGCTCCGCCTTCGTGCCCACCGAGTCGATGCCGGCCCCGGTGGCCTGGTTCGCCGAGAACCAGCCGGTGACCTCGATCGTCAACACCATCCGGGCGCTCTTCGCCGCGCAGCCGGTGGGCGGGGACATCTGGATCGCTCTGGCCTGGCTCGTCGGCATCCTGGTGGTGGCCTACGGCTTCGCCATCGCGATCTACCGGCGGAAGATCAGCTGA
- a CDS encoding MFS transporter: MSATEAVAPVIEKASWRPMIALFCAQILMSFNVAALPVSLGGMVDDFGVPPTTVSTAIVMYGIAVAALVMVGAKLGQRVGWVLIFRIVIGLFAVAEVMMIFAPTVGWVIGAQALAGASAAIIVPALVALIAENYRGTQQATAIGSLGSARAISGFSAFFIGGALGTLVGWRPVFAILVVLAVVVFILSFSLRSDRGDSSIKIDVVGAILIGLGIVLLTLGFNNLNAWGIIEARPDAPFDILGLSPAIVFIVVGIVLGQAFFLWTRRRTKTGRVPLIALSVLRSSRERSAVYAMFIIVLLEAAINFTIPLYTQIVQGRTPFDTSLAMIPFNLTVFVTAMLVVRFYRRFSPRTIGVFSFILTTAALAWLSLVVTNNWETLPTILGLIVFGIGQGALVTLVFNVLVTASPKELAGDVGSVRGTTQNLASAVGTAIAGALLVTILGLNVGQAVIAHPKLPESLTSQVDLDNVNFVSNDRLRDVLAQTDASPAQVDAAVQINEQARLDALRLGLLMLGAVSALAIIPAARLPRYRSHEIPDPSPAAD, translated from the coding sequence ATGAGTGCAACAGAAGCCGTCGCACCGGTGATCGAGAAGGCCTCGTGGCGACCGATGATCGCGCTGTTCTGCGCGCAGATCCTGATGTCGTTCAACGTCGCCGCCCTGCCGGTGTCGCTCGGAGGAATGGTCGACGACTTCGGGGTCCCCCCGACCACCGTCAGCACCGCCATCGTCATGTACGGCATCGCGGTCGCGGCGCTCGTGATGGTGGGTGCCAAGCTCGGTCAGCGCGTCGGCTGGGTGCTGATCTTCCGCATCGTTATCGGCCTGTTCGCGGTCGCCGAGGTGATGATGATCTTCGCGCCGACCGTTGGCTGGGTGATCGGCGCCCAGGCGCTCGCCGGAGCGTCCGCGGCCATCATCGTGCCCGCCCTCGTCGCACTGATAGCGGAGAACTACCGGGGCACGCAGCAGGCGACGGCCATCGGGTCGCTCGGCTCCGCCCGCGCCATCTCCGGGTTCAGCGCGTTCTTCATCGGCGGCGCGCTCGGCACCCTGGTGGGCTGGCGGCCGGTGTTCGCGATCCTGGTGGTGCTCGCGGTCGTGGTGTTCATCCTGAGCTTCTCGCTGCGCTCCGACCGCGGGGACAGCAGCATCAAGATCGACGTGGTCGGCGCCATCCTGATCGGCCTCGGCATCGTGCTGCTGACGCTCGGCTTCAACAACCTGAACGCGTGGGGCATCATCGAGGCCAGGCCGGATGCGCCGTTCGACATCCTGGGGCTCTCTCCCGCGATCGTGTTCATCGTGGTCGGCATCGTGCTCGGGCAGGCGTTCTTCCTCTGGACCCGCCGCCGCACCAAGACGGGACGGGTGCCGCTGATCGCGCTGAGCGTGCTGCGCTCGTCGCGGGAGCGCTCGGCGGTGTACGCGATGTTCATCATCGTGCTGCTGGAAGCCGCCATCAACTTCACCATCCCGCTCTACACGCAGATCGTGCAGGGCAGAACCCCGTTCGACACGTCGCTCGCGATGATCCCGTTCAACCTGACCGTGTTCGTCACCGCCATGCTGGTCGTGCGCTTCTACCGCAGGTTCAGCCCGCGCACGATCGGCGTCTTCTCCTTCATCCTGACCACCGCGGCGCTGGCCTGGCTGTCGCTCGTGGTGACCAACAACTGGGAGACGCTCCCGACCATCCTGGGGCTGATCGTGTTCGGCATCGGGCAGGGCGCCCTCGTGACCCTGGTGTTCAACGTGCTGGTCACGGCGTCGCCGAAGGAGCTCGCCGGAGACGTCGGCTCGGTACGCGGGACCACGCAGAACCTGGCCTCCGCCGTCGGCACGGCGATCGCGGGCGCGCTGCTCGTCACCATCCTCGGGCTGAACGTCGGGCAGGCGGTGATCGCGCATCCCAAGCTGCCGGAGTCGCTGACCTCGCAGGTGGATCTCGACAACGTCAACTTCGTCAGCAACGACCGCCTCCGCGACGTGCTCGCCCAGACGGACGCCTCACCCGCCCAGGTGGATGCGGCCGTGCAGATCAACGAGCAGGCGCGCCTCGACGCCCTCCGCCTCGGCCTGCTGATGCTCGGCGCTGTGAGTGCGCTCGCCATCATCCCCGCCGCGCGTCTCCCGCGCTACCGCTCCCACGAGATCCCGGACCCGTCGCCGGCCGCCGACTGA
- the glsA gene encoding glutaminase A: MELDVDGVAERVSTGALPSWDDVEHLVQDAFERNRGVSAGTVADYIPALAVANPALFGVSVAEVNGAVHSAGDVGHAFSIQSISKAFVYALVCEELGHELALERVGVNNTGLAFNSVMAIELNDGHPMNPMVNAGALATTALVPGSNADERWAFIQEGLSRFAGRRLEIDAGVYESETATNQRNQAIARLLESYGRITAEPVEVVDVYTRQCSLLVTARDLAVMGATLADGGVNPVTGERVVSPHVCRDTLAVMAASGLYEQSGEWLFEIGIPGKSGVAGGLVAIAPGKAGIGTFSPPLDAAGNSVRGQRATAFLSRSLGLNVFASDVHGRPDAQLHDTSTEGQER, translated from the coding sequence ATGGAGTTGGATGTCGATGGAGTAGCCGAACGGGTCTCGACCGGCGCGCTCCCGTCCTGGGACGACGTCGAGCACCTCGTCCAGGATGCGTTCGAACGCAACAGGGGTGTGAGCGCGGGAACGGTCGCCGACTACATCCCGGCGCTGGCCGTCGCCAACCCCGCCCTGTTCGGTGTGAGTGTCGCCGAGGTGAACGGCGCCGTGCACAGCGCGGGCGACGTCGGGCACGCGTTCTCCATCCAGTCGATCTCGAAGGCGTTCGTCTACGCCCTGGTCTGCGAGGAACTCGGCCACGAGCTCGCCCTCGAACGCGTCGGGGTGAACAACACCGGCCTCGCCTTCAACTCGGTGATGGCCATCGAGCTGAACGACGGGCACCCGATGAACCCGATGGTCAATGCGGGGGCTCTCGCCACCACGGCGCTCGTTCCGGGATCGAACGCCGACGAACGGTGGGCGTTCATCCAGGAGGGCCTCTCGCGGTTCGCCGGGAGGCGGCTCGAAATCGACGCCGGCGTGTACGAGTCGGAGACGGCGACCAACCAGCGCAACCAGGCCATCGCCCGGCTGTTGGAGAGCTATGGCAGGATCACCGCGGAACCTGTCGAGGTCGTCGACGTCTACACGCGGCAGTGCTCGCTCCTCGTCACGGCACGCGACCTCGCCGTGATGGGCGCCACCCTCGCCGACGGCGGCGTGAACCCGGTCACCGGCGAACGCGTCGTCTCCCCGCACGTCTGCAGGGACACGCTCGCCGTGATGGCGGCCAGCGGACTCTACGAGCAGTCGGGGGAGTGGCTGTTCGAGATCGGGATACCGGGCAAGTCCGGCGTCGCGGGCGGCCTCGTCGCCATCGCGCCGGGCAAGGCGGGGATCGGCACGTTCTCTCCCCCGCTGGATGCGGCGGGCAACAGCGTTCGCGGCCAGCGGGCCACGGCGTTCCTCTCACGCAGCCTCGGGCTGAACGTCTTCGCGTCCGACGTGCACGGCAGGCCGGACGCGCAGCTCCATGACACGTCGACAGAAGGGCAGGAACGATGA
- a CDS encoding MerR family transcriptional regulator produces MLITELAETTGTPSATIKYYVREGLLPAGERLNGNRTEYGDAHIHRLRLIRSMLEVGHLSVSSVAQVLAALDDPDAPIAHTFDVAQQALSRAAVPDVSEPTDASIARIDALIGRAGWSDCEGNIGQQIAARVLDAFANAGFPLPDSYLDAYASAARAAADADLDAVAALPDASRMAELMVVGTVLGDSLALGLRRIAQAAVTSERRLS; encoded by the coding sequence ATGCTCATCACGGAACTCGCCGAGACCACCGGAACCCCGTCCGCCACGATCAAGTACTACGTGCGCGAGGGACTCCTGCCGGCCGGTGAGCGCCTCAACGGCAACCGCACGGAATACGGCGATGCGCACATCCACCGGCTGCGGCTCATCCGGTCGATGCTCGAAGTCGGGCACCTGTCCGTCAGCTCGGTGGCGCAGGTGCTGGCGGCGCTCGACGATCCGGATGCGCCGATCGCGCACACGTTCGACGTGGCGCAGCAGGCGTTGTCCCGCGCCGCGGTCCCCGACGTGTCGGAGCCGACGGACGCATCCATCGCCCGCATCGACGCGCTGATCGGGCGCGCGGGATGGTCGGACTGCGAAGGCAACATCGGCCAGCAGATCGCCGCGCGCGTGCTCGACGCGTTCGCGAACGCCGGTTTCCCGCTGCCGGACAGTTATCTGGACGCATACGCGTCAGCGGCCCGTGCGGCCGCCGACGCCGACCTCGACGCCGTCGCGGCTCTGCCGGACGCGTCGCGGATGGCCGAGCTCATGGTGGTCGGCACCGTGCTCGGCGACTCGCTCGCCCTCGGTCTGCGGCGCATCGCCCAGGCCGCCGTCACCTCGGAGAGAAGGCTCTCATGA
- a CDS encoding DUF2834 domain-containing protein has protein sequence MTGPRWNGRAVFFLVVALLGLVGTWAFNIAAILQHRDYVGDWLQSGPAVSSLTVDVLIAAVAAIAFMVFESRRLGMRRVWVYIVLIPLVALAFALPLFLAMRERALAARAAADAAAPDAEAAP, from the coding sequence ATGACCGGGCCGCGCTGGAACGGCAGGGCGGTCTTCTTCCTCGTCGTCGCCCTCCTCGGGCTCGTCGGCACCTGGGCGTTCAACATCGCCGCCATCCTGCAGCACCGCGACTACGTGGGCGACTGGCTGCAGAGCGGCCCGGCGGTTTCGTCGCTCACGGTCGACGTGCTGATCGCCGCCGTGGCCGCAATCGCGTTCATGGTCTTCGAGAGCAGGCGGCTCGGGATGCGGCGGGTGTGGGTCTACATCGTCCTCATCCCGCTGGTGGCGCTCGCGTTCGCGCTTCCGCTGTTCCTCGCGATGCGGGAGCGGGCGCTGGCGGCGCGCGCGGCAGCGGATGCGGCGGCGCCGGACGCTGAGGCCGCCCCGTGA
- a CDS encoding GNAT family N-acetyltransferase translates to MIAAGFADDREACIRLWLDALHARDGHAAPDGTTERCAAKFAKDTVSFRVARDGDALAGFVLATAPGTGTPADPPDAVYLALLAVAPAHQGAGLGAQLLGAATRDARDAGHTALLLHVLASNAAAVRLYTSRGWVACGAAHAHPLSGEASQTYTLAL, encoded by the coding sequence GTGATCGCGGCGGGCTTCGCGGATGACCGCGAGGCGTGCATCCGGCTGTGGCTGGACGCCCTCCATGCCCGCGACGGACACGCTGCACCCGACGGGACGACGGAGCGCTGCGCGGCCAAGTTCGCGAAGGACACCGTCTCGTTCCGCGTCGCGCGCGACGGGGACGCGCTCGCCGGCTTCGTCCTGGCGACCGCGCCAGGCACCGGCACTCCCGCCGATCCGCCCGACGCCGTCTACCTCGCCCTGCTCGCCGTCGCCCCGGCCCACCAGGGCGCCGGGCTCGGCGCTCAGCTGCTCGGCGCCGCGACCAGGGATGCGCGCGACGCGGGCCACACCGCTCTCCTCCTGCACGTGCTCGCGTCCAACGCCGCGGCCGTGCGGCTGTACACGTCGCGGGGGTGGGTGGCGTGCGGGGCGGCTCACGCGCATCCACTGAGCGGGGAGGCGTCGCAGACCTATACCCTCGCGCTCTGA
- a CDS encoding LysE family translocator has translation MSLLTILAFSGLCLVLALTPGPDTFLVLRYSMARARDGFAAAVGCSLGSLVWAGLVAVGLATLMEQSAEVFRIVKIVGGLYLIYLGVMAFVATRRSARAAAAAAAADASAEDGAESPAAPATGGWSLRSLLAGMLSTLLNPKVGLFFLAVVPQFVPANAGLGETMLLGAVDALVSVAYLGVVVLLASRMVAWLKRPRVTRALERVSAGILAALGIGTVVAGAES, from the coding sequence ATGTCGCTGCTCACGATCCTCGCCTTCTCCGGGCTCTGCCTGGTGCTCGCGCTGACGCCGGGACCTGACACGTTCCTGGTGCTCCGCTACAGCATGGCCAGGGCGCGCGACGGTTTCGCGGCGGCGGTCGGCTGCTCGCTCGGCTCGCTCGTCTGGGCCGGGCTGGTCGCGGTCGGGCTCGCGACGCTGATGGAGCAGTCGGCGGAGGTGTTCCGCATCGTGAAGATCGTGGGAGGGCTGTACCTCATCTACCTCGGCGTGATGGCGTTCGTCGCGACGCGGAGGAGCGCCCGCGCTGCGGCTGCCGCCGCCGCCGCTGACGCTTCGGCGGAGGATGGCGCGGAGTCCCCCGCGGCTCCGGCGACCGGCGGCTGGTCGCTCCGCAGCCTCCTGGCCGGGATGCTCTCCACCCTGCTCAACCCGAAGGTCGGCCTGTTCTTCCTCGCGGTCGTGCCGCAGTTCGTGCCGGCGAACGCCGGTCTGGGCGAGACCATGCTGCTCGGCGCGGTGGACGCGCTCGTCTCCGTCGCCTACCTCGGCGTCGTGGTGCTGCTCGCCTCCCGCATGGTCGCCTGGCTGAAGCGCCCGCGGGTCACCCGCGCGCTCGAACGGGTGTCCGCCGGCATCCTCGCGGCCCTCGGCATCGGCACCGTGGTCGCCGGCGCGGAAAGCTGA
- a CDS encoding GNAT family N-acetyltransferase has product MTIRAARTTDIPAIQEIERAAGEPFRGIGLAEIADDEPPGADELAACIRSGGALVAVDGTDTPVAYLLVETLGSRAHIEQVSVHPSHARQGLGARLIEAADAWALERGLTELTLTTFADVPWNAPYYARLGFSLLPDEQRDDALRERVREEAAAGLALSDWPRVAMARDARRRSAV; this is encoded by the coding sequence GTGACGATTCGAGCGGCACGGACCACGGACATCCCGGCCATCCAGGAGATCGAACGGGCAGCGGGAGAGCCCTTCCGCGGGATCGGGCTCGCGGAGATCGCCGACGACGAGCCGCCCGGCGCGGACGAGCTGGCGGCGTGCATCCGGAGCGGCGGAGCGCTGGTGGCGGTCGACGGGACGGACACCCCCGTCGCGTATCTGCTGGTCGAGACGCTCGGCAGCCGGGCGCACATCGAGCAGGTGTCCGTGCATCCATCGCACGCCAGGCAGGGGCTGGGCGCGCGGTTGATCGAGGCTGCGGACGCCTGGGCGCTGGAGCGCGGGCTGACCGAGCTGACGCTGACGACGTTCGCGGACGTCCCGTGGAACGCGCCGTACTACGCCCGTCTCGGATTCTCGCTGCTTCCCGACGAGCAGCGGGACGACGCGCTCCGCGAGCGGGTGCGCGAGGAGGCCGCTGCCGGGCTCGCGCTCAGCGACTGGCCCCGGGTGGCGATGGCGCGGGATGCGCGGCGCCGGTCGGCGGTCTGA
- a CDS encoding MFS transporter, giving the protein MTTDTSPIRATSPAAPTHQRTRWAALIVMLLTSFVLVTAEFLPSGVLTAMAAELGVTPGQAGQTVTVTAFVGFLAAPTLGILIPRMDRRTFLVLVAILAAVSNLAVAVAPSLWLLLVARLLIGVAISGFWSMSLTVAAQLASPERLGRAMTIVSAGMTLAVVAGVPIGVYLTELVDWRGVFLGAAVLTAVVAVALRLTLPRIAPAEASSLSILVDTLKRPGVRQGLAGHILIVFGHFMAYTFIRLALDQVPGLDTAFAAGLLVVFGVGGVVGNLVVGALADRYLGLLRYLQPALIAGAILLSVLGQGSVIVVAAAIVVWGFGFGAWPAVINTWAGRYIPDRLEAAGGLVVAGFQLAITLGAGLGGILVDSVDVRFTYLVAVAVVAVGVVLFGSAGRRRALQG; this is encoded by the coding sequence GTGACGACAGACACCTCTCCCATCCGGGCCACCTCCCCCGCCGCTCCCACGCACCAGCGCACGCGCTGGGCCGCCCTCATCGTCATGCTCCTGACGAGCTTCGTGCTGGTGACGGCCGAGTTCCTGCCGTCCGGTGTGCTGACCGCGATGGCCGCCGAGCTGGGGGTGACGCCCGGACAGGCCGGGCAGACCGTCACCGTCACCGCGTTCGTCGGGTTCCTGGCGGCGCCGACGCTCGGCATCCTGATCCCCCGGATGGACAGGCGCACCTTCCTGGTGCTCGTCGCGATCCTCGCCGCGGTGTCCAACCTGGCCGTGGCGGTGGCGCCGTCGCTGTGGCTGCTGCTGGTGGCGCGACTGCTCATCGGCGTGGCGATCAGCGGCTTCTGGTCGATGTCGCTGACGGTGGCCGCGCAGCTGGCCAGCCCGGAACGGCTCGGGCGGGCGATGACCATCGTCAGCGCCGGCATGACCCTGGCCGTCGTGGCCGGTGTGCCGATCGGGGTGTACCTCACCGAGCTGGTCGACTGGCGGGGCGTGTTCCTCGGCGCGGCCGTGCTCACCGCCGTCGTCGCGGTCGCCCTGCGCCTGACGCTGCCACGGATCGCCCCGGCCGAGGCGTCGAGCCTGAGCATCCTGGTCGACACGCTCAAGCGGCCTGGCGTGCGGCAAGGCCTCGCCGGCCACATCCTGATCGTGTTCGGGCACTTCATGGCGTACACGTTCATCCGGCTCGCGCTCGACCAGGTGCCCGGACTCGACACGGCCTTCGCGGCCGGCCTGCTCGTGGTGTTCGGCGTGGGCGGCGTGGTCGGGAACCTCGTGGTCGGCGCGCTCGCCGACCGGTACCTCGGACTGCTGCGCTACCTGCAGCCGGCGCTCATCGCCGGGGCGATCCTGCTCTCGGTGCTCGGCCAGGGCTCAGTGATCGTGGTGGCAGCGGCCATCGTGGTCTGGGGCTTCGGCTTCGGGGCGTGGCCGGCGGTCATCAACACCTGGGCCGGACGCTACATCCCGGACAGGCTCGAAGCGGCGGGTGGCCTCGTCGTCGCCGGGTTCCAGCTGGCGATCACCCTCGGCGCCGGGCTCGGCGGCATCCTGGTCGACAGCGTGGATGTGCGGTTCACGTACCTGGTGGCGGTGGCCGTGGTCGCGGTGGGCGTGGTGCTGTTCGGCAGCGCGGGGAGGCGCCGGGCGCTGCAGGGGTGA
- a CDS encoding AraC family transcriptional regulator, producing MTSPATLDELLSTLEWRVDASRHVALGPGDRATFPGATFVYLLAGSIRVRSRGPQGVQLAFHAGDVVFTTGRNAVDLLADGLGEVIVSELRPVGGTRALDALPDVVGVNQLAELDPAIALLAAQMGGSLKPRRAGDDVICGRMATTIVSVAIRAWAEGDCAPENWPSVVEDPFVSRVLDAMHENPGHPWTVGDLAAVGAMSRTIFAERFREQVGQSPASYLAQVRMDAAMTYLSQDGLTVSETARMLGYESDAGFSRAFRRHTGSAPSVWRQRAS from the coding sequence ATGACCTCCCCCGCCACGCTCGACGAGTTGCTGTCCACGCTCGAGTGGCGAGTGGATGCGTCGCGTCACGTCGCACTCGGGCCCGGCGACAGGGCGACCTTCCCCGGTGCGACGTTCGTCTATCTGCTTGCGGGGTCCATCCGGGTGCGTTCGCGCGGCCCGCAGGGGGTACAGCTCGCCTTTCACGCTGGCGACGTCGTCTTCACGACGGGGCGCAACGCGGTCGACCTGCTGGCGGACGGTCTCGGCGAGGTGATCGTCAGCGAGCTGCGGCCGGTGGGCGGCACCCGCGCGCTCGACGCGCTGCCCGACGTGGTGGGCGTGAACCAGCTGGCGGAGCTCGATCCGGCCATCGCCCTCCTCGCCGCGCAGATGGGCGGCTCGCTGAAGCCGCGCCGCGCCGGCGACGACGTGATCTGCGGCCGGATGGCCACCACCATCGTCTCGGTGGCGATCCGGGCCTGGGCGGAGGGCGACTGCGCTCCCGAGAACTGGCCGTCGGTGGTCGAGGACCCGTTCGTGTCCCGCGTGCTCGACGCGATGCACGAGAATCCCGGGCACCCGTGGACCGTGGGCGACCTCGCTGCGGTCGGCGCGATGTCGCGCACGATCTTCGCCGAGCGTTTCCGCGAGCAGGTCGGGCAGTCGCCCGCCAGCTATCTCGCCCAGGTGCGGATGGATGCGGCCATGACCTACCTGTCGCAGGACGGTCTCACGGTCAGCGAGACCGCCAGGATGCTCGGCTACGAGTCGGACGCCGGCTTCAGCCGTGCCTTCCGCCGCCACACCGGGTCCGCCCCGTCCGTCTGGCGGCAGCGCGCGAGCTAG
- a CDS encoding MFS transporter: MSGPGRRDVFRIRGFFAYWASYTVSGFGTYVTTLALQVLVLVSLHGTAADIGLLNAARWLPYLVLGLVVGALVDRRRRRPVLIGSDLGRAVLLALIPLFFVLGVLNIPVLLAIVCAVGLLSLFGDAASQSLVPRIVPRGALLAAHARTDQSDAVAQTSGPLVAGALVSLVGAASAIVVDAVSYLFSAVAIWRVRVDEPPATATPARSLRREIAEGLRWVYRHPVLGPMAFGSHGWFFFNSILGTVFVPFALLALDLSAFQLGIALAGAGVAGLIGSSVSIRVGRRWGAGVAVVASNLLMAVGWVLIATVPGDAATWLVVTVLTVGQGFYGLGLGLSNANEMGYRQAVTPDELQARTNTTMRSANRAMIVVGAPIGGLAATVIGYRPTLWIAIAGIVVVTVFLALSPFGRARHASDDVVG, encoded by the coding sequence ATGTCGGGACCGGGGCGACGCGACGTCTTCAGGATTCGCGGATTCTTCGCGTACTGGGCGTCGTACACCGTCTCGGGGTTCGGCACGTACGTCACGACGCTGGCCCTCCAGGTGCTCGTGCTGGTGTCGCTGCACGGGACCGCCGCGGACATCGGGCTGCTCAACGCGGCCAGGTGGCTCCCGTATCTGGTGCTCGGCCTCGTGGTCGGGGCCTTGGTCGACCGGCGGAGGCGGCGCCCGGTGCTGATCGGGAGCGACCTCGGGCGGGCGGTGCTGCTGGCGTTGATCCCGCTGTTCTTCGTTCTCGGCGTGCTGAACATCCCGGTTCTGCTCGCGATCGTCTGCGCCGTGGGCCTGCTGTCGCTGTTCGGGGACGCCGCCTCCCAGTCGCTGGTGCCGCGGATCGTGCCCCGAGGCGCCCTGCTGGCCGCGCACGCCCGCACCGATCAGAGCGACGCCGTCGCGCAGACCTCTGGGCCGCTCGTCGCCGGTGCGCTGGTGTCGCTCGTCGGCGCGGCGTCCGCCATCGTCGTGGATGCGGTGTCCTACCTCTTCTCCGCGGTCGCGATCTGGCGGGTCAGGGTGGACGAACCACCGGCGACGGCGACCCCGGCCCGCAGCCTTCGCCGCGAGATCGCGGAGGGACTGCGGTGGGTCTACCGCCATCCCGTGCTCGGTCCGATGGCGTTCGGCTCGCACGGCTGGTTCTTCTTCAACAGCATCCTGGGCACGGTCTTCGTGCCGTTCGCGCTGCTCGCGCTCGACCTGAGCGCGTTCCAGCTCGGGATCGCCCTGGCCGGCGCCGGGGTCGCCGGGCTGATCGGCAGCTCGGTGTCGATCCGCGTCGGACGCCGCTGGGGAGCGGGCGTCGCGGTTGTCGCGAGCAACCTGCTGATGGCGGTCGGCTGGGTCCTCATCGCGACCGTGCCCGGCGACGCAGCCACCTGGCTGGTGGTGACGGTCCTCACGGTCGGCCAAGGGTTCTACGGGCTCGGGCTGGGACTCAGCAACGCCAACGAGATGGGCTACCGGCAAGCCGTCACCCCGGACGAGCTGCAGGCGCGCACCAACACCACGATGCGGTCGGCGAACCGCGCCATGATCGTCGTCGGGGCGCCCATCGGCGGCCTCGCCGCGACGGTCATCGGCTACCGGCCGACGCTCTGGATCGCGATAGCCGGGATCGTCGTGGTCACCGTCTTCCTCGCGCTCTCGCCGTTCGGCCGCGCCCGCCACGCGAGCGACGACGTGGTCGGCTAA
- a CDS encoding class I SAM-dependent methyltransferase, with product MFEYARLRRWPDVEGENLFASDAADRLIADLARDAVAAAAGGEVVVIGDAYGALTLAAAAEGATGLRVRQDPLTGEQALAANAAELGYSDAYRGLPLDAELVRDARVVLLRLPRSLDALDEIATLVAAHAHPEAVVYAGGMLKHMSLAMNDVLGTAFASVTASLARQKARVLTAEHPQPVAVADDRWPRRSHDDELGITVCAHGAAFAGTSVDIGTRFLLSVIDAAAPDAHTAIDLGCGTGVLATTLALRRPGLRVIATDQSAAAVASATATAVANGVADRVTVVRDDGLAGQPDASADLIVLNPPFHIGSAVHTGIAHRMFADAARVLASGGELWTVWNSHLGYRSALERAVGPTRQVARNAKFTVTASRRE from the coding sequence GTGTTCGAGTATGCGCGGTTGCGGCGGTGGCCGGATGTGGAAGGCGAGAACCTGTTCGCCTCGGATGCGGCCGACCGCCTGATCGCCGACCTGGCACGGGATGCGGTCGCCGCGGCTGCGGGCGGCGAGGTCGTCGTCATCGGCGACGCGTACGGTGCGCTCACCCTGGCGGCGGCCGCCGAGGGCGCCACCGGTCTCCGAGTGCGCCAGGATCCACTCACCGGAGAACAGGCGCTCGCCGCCAACGCCGCCGAGCTCGGCTACTCCGACGCATACCGTGGACTCCCGCTCGACGCCGAACTCGTCCGCGACGCGCGGGTGGTCCTGCTGCGCCTGCCGCGGAGCCTGGATGCGCTCGACGAGATCGCGACGCTGGTGGCCGCGCACGCGCATCCGGAGGCGGTCGTCTACGCGGGCGGGATGCTGAAACACATGAGCCTGGCGATGAACGACGTGCTCGGCACTGCTTTCGCTTCCGTCACGGCGTCGCTCGCCCGGCAGAAGGCGCGCGTGCTCACCGCCGAGCATCCGCAGCCGGTCGCGGTCGCGGACGACCGGTGGCCGCGGCGTTCGCACGACGACGAACTCGGGATCACGGTGTGTGCGCACGGCGCCGCGTTCGCGGGCACCTCGGTCGATATCGGCACCCGCTTCCTGCTCAGCGTGATCGACGCCGCCGCTCCGGATGCGCACACCGCCATCGACCTCGGCTGCGGAACCGGCGTGCTCGCGACCACGCTCGCCCTGCGCAGGCCGGGCCTGCGCGTCATCGCCACCGACCAGTCCGCCGCGGCCGTCGCCTCGGCCACGGCCACCGCAGTGGCGAACGGCGTCGCCGACCGCGTCACGGTGGTGCGCGACGACGGTCTCGCCGGGCAGCCGGATGCGAGCGCCGACCTGATCGTCCTCAACCCGCCCTTCCACATCGGCAGCGCCGTGCACACCGGGATCGCCCACCGGATGTTCGCCGACGCCGCACGCGTCCTCGCCTCCGGCGGTGAACTGTGGACGGTCTGGAACTCGCACCTCGGCTACCGCTCCGCGCTGGAACGTGCGGTCGGGCCGACCAGGCAGGTGGCGCGCAACGCCAAGTTCACGGTCACGGCCTCCCGCCGCGAGTGA